The genomic region GGATGGAGCCCTCGATGACGTGGCAATGCTGCAGGACCTCGACCCCGAACTCCTCATGTTCGGCCACTACGGCCCCGCGAAGACCGGTGACAAACTGGAAACCTACGCTGAGATCCTGCCCGAATGGGTGGCCGAAGTCGAACGTAAACGCGAGGAACTGGGCGACGACGAGGCGGTCATCGACTACTTCGTCGAGCGGGCTGACACCGATCTCTGGGGCGAGCGCAAGGGCCGTGCCGAGATGCGTCTGAACGTCCGCGGCGTGCTCGTGGCGCTCGATAACCGGGAAGAATAGGAGGCTTTCTCAAGGCCGGGCCACAGTGTCGTGGTATGCGCCGAACTGGCTCCGTGTCGCTGCTCTGTGCGGTCGTCCTGTACGCCGGCTCGCGGTTCGTCCGCCAGTTCGGCTTCGACGAGCGGCTGTTCGGGGTCGAACTCGAACCGCTGACCCTGATGAGCCTGACGCTGGCGTCGCTTTTCCTTGCGTTCTACGGGAGCTACACTATCTGCCAGTCGTACCTCTTCGCTCACACGCAGAACAAACGCCGCCGGCACGACGTGCGGAACGCCCTCCGGCTGACCTTCGGCATCCTCGGAATGATTGCGATTTTCGGCGTCGTCACCCGGGAATGGGTGAGCGTGCTGTTTTCTCTGGGCGTGCTCGGATTCGCGGTCACGTTCGCCCTCCAGCAACCGCTGTTCTCGCTTATCGGCTGGCTGTACATCGTGACGAAACGGCCCTATCAGGTGGGCGACCGCATCGCTATCGAGGAGATGCGCGGCGACGTCGTCGCGGTCGATTTCTTCGTGACGGAGGTGTGGGAGATTGACGGCGACCTCGTCTCCTCGAACCAGCCGTCGGGCCGCATCGTCACCGTGCCTAATAGTACGGTTCTGTCCTCTCGCGTCGTCAACTTCTACGGCGAGGGCGTCCAGTATGTCTGGAACGAGCTCTCGATACAGGTTGCCTACGAGACCGACTTGCAGTTCGCGTCCGAGGTGATGATCGACGTGGCGTCGGCCCACCTCGGCGACGAGATGGCCGAACAGGTCCGTGAGTACCGTGACCGCCTCGCTGAGACACCGGTCGAACTCGACGTGAACGAACAGCCGACAGTCAACGTCACGCAGGGTGAGTCGTGGGTGGAGCTTCGCCTCCGATATCTGGTCCACCCTCGTCGGGGGACCCGGATGCGGAACGCGCTGTACGAGGACATTCTGGAGCAATTTAATGAGCATCCCGACCGCGTGAAGTTCCCGGTGAGCCGGAACCGGTGAACTCTGGTGTGGGTCACAGAGGTCGAGTGGCCTCTGATATCGACCTCTCGTCTGCCGGTGAGTGAATGCGTTTATACGAGGGCGATGCGTTAGGCTGGACAGATGGAGGCTAACTGTGGCTGGTAGTTCGGGGCTATTGATTCCGCTCGTCGCCGGTATCATTGGGCTCGGCGTCCTTGCACAGGTCCTCGCAGCACGCCTACGCGTGCCCAGCATTATCTTCTACCTGCTGGTGGGTGTCATCATCGGCCAGCCCGGACTGGGCATCATCGGTGACGGCACCTTCGGCGGGGCACTGTCGGCAATCGTCGGCTTAGCGGTCGCAATCATCGTTTTCGAAGGGGCCTATCACCTCCGATTCGACCGGCTACGCGAGGCTCCGGCCGCGACGTTCAGACTTGTTACCGTCGGTGCGGCTATCGCGCTTGTGGGCACCGCTATCGCCGTCAAGTTCGCGTTCAGCTCCGCGGCCGTCTCCTGGAACCTCGCGTTCCTGATCGGTGCGCTACTGGTTGCGACTGGACCGACGGTCATCACTCCGATTCTTGATGTCGTCCCGGTTCGAGACCGCGTCGCCGCTGCACTGGAGACGGAAGGGATTGTCAACGATGTGACCGCGGCTATCATCGCTGTCGTCATCTTCGAGACGGTTAATCCAGCCGTTGCCAGTGAGAGCCTACTACGAGGATTTGCGCTCCGACTGGGGACGGGGCTACTTGTCGGCCTCATCGTCGCCGGCGTCGTGTACTACCTCCTCCAGTACGTCGACCTCTCGCCCGGTGACGCACCGCGGAACTCCCGACTGCTCGTGCTCGCCGGGGCGCTCATCGCCTACGCGGGCGCGAACACGATAGCGACCGAGGCCGGCGTTGCCGCCGCCGCCACAGCGGGGATGGCGCTCGGTAACGTTGACCACCCGTACGAGGAGGACATCGAGGAGTTCAAAGGCGATATCACGCTGCTGGTGCTGTCGTTCGTGTTCATCGCACTGGCGGCGCAACTGGAATTGGCCTCACTCATTGATGTTGGGCTAGCGGGCATCATCGTCGTCCTCGCGGTCGCCCTGCTTATCCGACCGCTGCTGGTGTTTGTCTCGGCCGCTGGTGATCGGTTTACCACCAACGAGAAACTGTTCGTCAGCTTCGTCGGGCCGCGCGGTATTATTCCGGCGTCCGTCGCGACGCTGTTTGCCGTCGAACTGCACTCCGCAGCCGAGGAGGTCACCGGGGCACAGGCTGAACTACTGGGGACGCAGGCCGATATCCTGCTTGGCACTGTCTTTCTTGTTATCTTTGCGACCGCCCTGTTCGAGGGTGGACTGGCGCGATTCATCGCGGAAAAACTGGATGTGATACCAATGCGAGTCATCATCGTCGGCGGCGGACAGGTGGGCCGAGCGCTCGCCGCACGCCTCGAAGACCGGGGCGAAAACGTCGTCATCATCGAGGAGGAGGAAGAGATCGTCGAACGAGCCCGTAACGACGGCTATGCCGTCGAGATCGGCGACGGAACCGACACCGACGTGTTGCGGTCGGCCGGGGCTGAAAACGCCAAGACCGTCGTCGCGGCGACCGGTGACGACGACGCGAACCTGCTGGTGTCACAGCTGGCGAGTTCGAAGTTCGGCGTCGACCGGGTCATCGCCCGCGCGAACAACCCGGACAACGTCGAGGCCTTCGAGGACCTCGGCGTTCGGACCATCTCCTCAGCGATGGCGACGGCTTGGGCCATCGACAACCAAATCGAACGTCCGGCTATCGCCCACTGGATGACCGATGTCGGCCGCAGTGGGGATGTTCAGGAAGTCGAGGTCACCAATCCGGAACTCATCGGGAAGTCGATCCGCGATGTCGGTCCGATGCTGCCCGACGCCTGTCTGGTCGCGCTCGTCAGCGGCGAACTCCACGAGAACGCCGAAGTACCCACAGCAGACTACATCCTCGAAGAGGGCGATATGGTGACGCTGCTTGGCCGTCGAGAGTCCGTGCGTGACGGGATGAAGATGGTTAGCGGCGACTAGTCGTCAGTAAGATGGGCAACATCTGATTCCTCGACACCCTCTGTCCATGGCGATTCACCGCGGTCGCCATCAGTTTTGTACGTCCCGCGAGCGCTCGCGATGTGATGGCCATCGGTGTCATACACTTCTGCATCGACGACTGAGACGCTCCCGCCGCTTCGGAGCACCTCTGCCTCAGTCCGCAGATCAGCGGTTGCCGGCGCGAGATAATCAATCCGCATGTCGACTGTCGGTGAGACGGTGCCGGATTGCGAGATGACGGCCGCCCCGCCGACGGTATCCACGAGTGAGTACGTGACGCCGCCGTGTGCGATTATCGATTCAGGGTTCGAGGAGTGGCCGTCCTCCAGCGGGAGTTCGCCAGCCGCATAACCGTCATCGACAGCCGTGATCTCCATCCCTAGCTGCTTGACAAACGGGATGTCGTTGAACATCGATTTGAGACTCATGGCTATCTCCACGGAATCGAGTCAGATAAGCCTCCGAGAACAATC from Haloarcula sp. H-GB4 harbors:
- a CDS encoding mechanosensitive ion channel family protein, whose amino-acid sequence is MRRTGSVSLLCAVVLYAGSRFVRQFGFDERLFGVELEPLTLMSLTLASLFLAFYGSYTICQSYLFAHTQNKRRRHDVRNALRLTFGILGMIAIFGVVTREWVSVLFSLGVLGFAVTFALQQPLFSLIGWLYIVTKRPYQVGDRIAIEEMRGDVVAVDFFVTEVWEIDGDLVSSNQPSGRIVTVPNSTVLSSRVVNFYGEGVQYVWNELSIQVAYETDLQFASEVMIDVASAHLGDEMAEQVREYRDRLAETPVELDVNEQPTVNVTQGESWVELRLRYLVHPRRGTRMRNALYEDILEQFNEHPDRVKFPVSRNR
- a CDS encoding cation:proton antiporter yields the protein MAGSSGLLIPLVAGIIGLGVLAQVLAARLRVPSIIFYLLVGVIIGQPGLGIIGDGTFGGALSAIVGLAVAIIVFEGAYHLRFDRLREAPAATFRLVTVGAAIALVGTAIAVKFAFSSAAVSWNLAFLIGALLVATGPTVITPILDVVPVRDRVAAALETEGIVNDVTAAIIAVVIFETVNPAVASESLLRGFALRLGTGLLVGLIVAGVVYYLLQYVDLSPGDAPRNSRLLVLAGALIAYAGANTIATEAGVAAAATAGMALGNVDHPYEEDIEEFKGDITLLVLSFVFIALAAQLELASLIDVGLAGIIVVLAVALLIRPLLVFVSAAGDRFTTNEKLFVSFVGPRGIIPASVATLFAVELHSAAEEVTGAQAELLGTQADILLGTVFLVIFATALFEGGLARFIAEKLDVIPMRVIIVGGGQVGRALAARLEDRGENVVIIEEEEEIVERARNDGYAVEIGDGTDTDVLRSAGAENAKTVVAATGDDDANLLVSQLASSKFGVDRVIARANNPDNVEAFEDLGVRTISSAMATAWAIDNQIERPAIAHWMTDVGRSGDVQEVEVTNPELIGKSIRDVGPMLPDACLVALVSGELHENAEVPTADYILEEGDMVTLLGRRESVRDGMKMVSGD
- a CDS encoding PaaI family thioesterase, yielding MSLKSMFNDIPFVKQLGMEITAVDDGYAAGELPLEDGHSSNPESIIAHGGVTYSLVDTVGGAAVISQSGTVSPTVDMRIDYLAPATADLRTEAEVLRSGGSVSVVDAEVYDTDGHHIASARGTYKTDGDRGESPWTEGVEESDVAHLTDD